Part of the Paenibacillus sp. FSL R7-0273 genome is shown below.
GGACAGGCTAGGTCTTGGCTCAGCGATGGCTTCCAGCATTTTGCCGAGGATGAACATACGTCCTTCTCTGGCTTGTTCCAATGCTTCCTTCAGGATTTTGCGGTCAATACCGGCAATTTTGATATCCATCTGGATTGCAGTTACGCCTTCAGCAGTACCTGCTACCTTAAAGTCCATATCTCCGAGGTGATCTTCCATACCCTGGATGTCTGTCAGGATGGATACATGCTCCCCGTCTTTGATCAGACCCATTGCTACGCCGGCTACAGGAGCCTTGATCGGTACGCCCGCATCCATCATCGCCAGGATACTGGCACAGATGCTTGCCTGGGAAGTCGAACCGTTGGATTCAATAGCTTCCGATACCAGACGAATGGTGTACGGGAATTCTGTTTCGCTAGGGATAACCTTGGAGAGGGCGCGCTCACCCAGTGCCCCGTGGCCAATTTCGCGGCGGCCCGGTGCTCTCAGCGGACGGGCTTCCCCTACGCTGAACGGCGGGAAGTTGTAATGATGCATGAAGCGTTTGGTTTCAGTCGGATCGATTCCGTCAAGAATCTGCACATCACCAAGCGCACCAAGTGTACATACGCTGAGGATTTGTGTCTGTCCGCGGGTAAAGAGCCCGGAACCATGTGTGCGAGGCAGCAGTGCCGTATCACATTCAATCGGACGGATTTCATCCAGCTTACGGCCATCAGGACGCACTTTATCATGCGTGATCAGGCGGCGCACTTCATCTTTGACGATATCATGCAGCACTTCTTTTACATCCTTCAACAGCTCTGGTGTCTCTATGTATTTCTCAACGAAATACTCCACTGTCTCGCTGTTGACCAGATCGATGGCATCCTGGCGCGCATGCTTCTCAGCAATCTTAACAGCCTCAACCAGACGGTCTCCGGCAAAAGCACGAACCTCAGTATTCACGTCTGCATTAACCGCATGAAGCTTCACAGCCATCTTTTCTTTACCGGCTACTGCAACAAGCTCCTCAATGACAGCTACAATCTTGCGGATTTCTTCATGCCCGAACATAATGGCTTCCAGCATCACGTCTTCCGGCACTTCGTTTGCTTCTGCTTCAACCATCATGATAGCTTCTTTGGTTCCCGCAACCACAACGTAAATGTCACTGGCTTCCTGCTGGGCAAGATCAGGGTTAATGATGAACTCGCCATTGATGCGGCCAACAGCCACTCCGCCGATCGGTCCGTCAAACGGTACATCAGAAATGCTCAGGGCAGCAGAAGTACCGATCATCGCAGCGATGTCAGGCGCACAGTTCTGATCCACACTCATTACCATGTTCAATACTTGAACATCGTTACGGAAGCCTTCAGGGAACAGAGGGCGAATCGGACGGTCAGTCAGACGGCTGGACAGGATTGCCTTCTCGCTTGGTCTGCCTTCACGTTTGATGAAGCCGCCGGGAATTTTACCTACAGCATATAATCTTTCTTCATAGTTCACGGTAAGCGGGAAAAAATCCAGATCCTTAGGCTCACTGGAAGCAGTAACCGTACACAATACCGCAGTATCTCCGTAGCGCACCATAACAGCGGCATTTGCCTGTTTGGCCAGGCGCCCGGTTTCCAGCACAAGGCGTCTTCCGCCAAGCTGCATTTCTACACGTTGTTCCATAAATTCCCTCCTTGATTGGTAATATTTCTGTATTCATTCTACAAGCAAAAACGGCTTGTCCTCCTATAGAAGGTAAAGTAGCCGTTTTTGATAATTATATCCTTTTGACAGCTGGAAAAATCTCCGTAAATTTTCAAAAAGCAACCCGGCTGTCCCGCTGTCGATCGTAAGAAGGACATACGGTATACAACCAGGCTGCTTTAAGGTTACTCTTATGGAAATTAGCGACGCAATCCCAGTTTTTCGATCAGGGCGCTGTAACGTCTGATGTCTTTGTTCTTCAAATACGCCAGCAGTTTACGACGTTGTCCAACCATCTTCAGCAGTCCGCGACGGGAATGATGATCCTTCTTGTGCGTACGCAGGTGGTCAGTCAAATTAACGATGTTCTCCGTAAGGATAGCAACTTGCACCTCAGGGGATCCAGTATCGGATTCATGAGTTTTGTGCTCGTCAATCAATTGGTGTTTACGTTCTTGAGTTAATGCCATCCTGTTCACCTCCTTCATTATAATCGCCAGTAGCCTCGTCACCGTCGGTGAGAACGTGCAACCAAGCTAAGGTTATGATGCTGTCATTCCAGCAACGTTTATCAGTATAGCATCTTCGCAGACAAAAGTAAACGCATGTCCGGCAGAAGTTTATGAAGAATAACCCAGCAGCTCTTTGGCCGTCCCCGCATCCTTAGCAATCTGCGAGATCAGCGCATCAATCGACTCAAACTTCCGTTCCGGACGGATGAAGGCTTCGAGCTCAACCTTCAGCTCCTGCCCGTAGATGTCAGAGGCAAAATCAAACAGATGCACTTCAAAGCTCGGCGCTGCCATTCCGTCATGAAAGGTAGGCTTAACGCCGACATTCATAACTCCGTACAGAGTCTCCTCTTCATAATAGACCTTTACAGCATAGACTCCCTTAGCCGGAATCACATAACGGTCCTCAAGCTGAAGATTGGCTGTCGGAAACCCGATGGTCCGTCCGCGCTTCTCGCCATGGCCGACGACCCCGCGCAGATGATAACAACGCCCGAACCAGCTGTTCGCCAGGGCCAGATCACCGCTCTGCAGGCTTCTGCGGATTCCTGAGCTGCTAACCTTCTCCCCTTCAAGCAGGAACGGAGGTACGGTTTCCACCCCCATTATTCCCTGCCCGAGTTCGCGCAGCATATCCGCATCGCCTTCGCCCAGATAACCGAAGCGGAAATCAAATCCGACTACGGCAGTTACAATCTGCAGCGGCAATAGCATGACGGACACAAAATCCTGCGGACTTACCCGGGAAAGCTGCTCATTAAATTCTATTATATACAAAATATCGACGCCCAAACCTGCCAGGATCTCCTGCTTGTCCTTCGGCGGGGTCAAATATCCATCATAATCGCCTTTGCCCATAACATCCTTGGGATGGGGATGAAAGGTCATTACTGCAGCCGGCACACCTTGCCGCCGGGCCAGCGTTACAGCGGATGTAATGACGCTGGCATGCCCGCGGTGCAGACCGTCGAACTGTCCCAGGGCGGCTACCTGCGGCTGTGCCCACAAAGCTGCCGTCTCCGGCGGTATTGGATAGCTTAAGGTTACGGTTCTCACGCTGTTTCTCACCTACAATTCACAGATAAAATTAATAATTAGCGCTGGGCGAATACTTTGACTGGAGCGATGGCCCCTGTCTCATCCAGCTTGTATATGCCGAGGAATTCGCCTTCACTGTCGTACAGCCGAAAATCACCGCTGTCCGTAACGCTTGGAGCAACATAACGGACCGAAAGGCGCTGTCCCTGCAGGGCAGCCTTCTTCTTCTCTTCGATCACTGTATGCCGCGGCAGGTGAGCGATGGCCTCATCTGCTGCAATCAGATGTGATTCCAGTGTTCCGGCTTCCTTGTACTCCGCGATCTGTTCGAGCGTCAGGCAGTGGCTGGCAGAAATTCCGGCAGACATTGTACGTGTAAGCTCCACCATGACACCCGGAAGCCCGAGCGCACGGCCGATATCCACGCAAAGCGTACGGATATAGGTACCTTTGGAGCAAAGCACACGGAAGGTAATATCGGGATAATTAGCGTTCCAGACCATATCCTTCATTTCAATCTCATAAATTTCCACTTCACGGCTCTTGCGCTCCACCGTCTTGCCTTCTCTGGCCAGCTCATACAGACGCTTGCCGTCAACCTTAACAGCCGAGTACATTGGAGGCACCTGTGAAATAACTCCTTTGAACGATTCCAGTACAGTCAGCACTTCGGCCTCGGTAACCCGGACCTCATCCACCGCTTCTGTAATCGTTCCTGTCATATCCTCGGTATCGCTCGACAGCCCCAGACGCAGTGTAGCTACATATTCCTTGGGAAGCTCCTGTATGTACTCCACTACCCGGGTGGCCCGTCCAAGACATAGCGGCAGGACCCCGGTCACTTGGGGATCAAGTGTACCGGTGTGGCCAATCCGCTTCATACCAAGAATACGCCGTGCTTTGGCGACCACATCATGGGATGTGAAACCAGCAGGCTTTAAGACTGCAAGTACACCTGTAAGCTCACTCATAGATGTCGTCTGACCTCCTGAAGTACCAGTGCAACCGCTTCGTCCAGTGTTCCGTCGATACGCGCCCCGGCTGCCCGGGTATGTCCGCCCCCGCCGAATACCTGGGCCAGCGCAGCCACATCCACCTTACCGGCAGAACGCAGGCTTGCCTTGACCGCGTGCTCATTGATCACCTTGAACAGGATGCCTACCTCTACACCGCGGATGTTCCGGGGATAATTCACGATGCCTTCCAGATCTTCATTTGCCGCTCCGCAATCAATCATATCCTGAGGAGTAACATACAGCCAGGCAATATCCCCTTCGGGGGATAGCTGCAGGGTGTTTAGTGCGCGGTTAAGCACCTTCACCTGGGCCAGCGTCATTTCTTCCAGCAGATTTTCGGCCAGTTCAGGACCATTGACGCCCATTGCCAGCAGCTCCGAAACCGCCGCCATTACCTTCGGTGAAGTATTCGTGTAGCGGAAGCCCCCGGTATCTGTCAGCAGCCCGGTATAAATCGCTGTGGCAATATCAAGGTCCCATTCCACCTGAAACGTCTTCAGCAGGTCGAACAAAATTTCTGCAGTCGCAGCAGCATCCGGCTTAATCAGCTTAATGAAGCCGTAACCGTTATTCGTTGGATGATGATCAATATTCACGATGACCGCATCGCTGGCGAAGTGGCGCTGGGTAAGTCCCACACGCTGAAAATCTGCACAGTCGACGCAAATGATATTGCTGTACTGACGGGAAAGCTCACCTTCCGCCAGGTTTACGATTTCACCGGCATGCCATAAATATTCCATCCGCTTCGGGATCGGACCTTCATTCAGCATAGTGTATTTTTTGCCCAGACATGAGAGAAGCCAGCCCACCGCAAGGGTGGAGCTGACTGCATCTCCGTCCGGCTGAACATGCGACACTACAAGATAATCGTCGTGTTCCAGCAGAAACTCACGGGTCTGCTGGAGACTGTGTTCATAGCTCTGCATTCGCCGTCTCCTTTTATGTTTCCTAGCTCTCTTCGTGCTTAATTTCGCCCAGCAGCTTCTCGATATGACTTCCGTATGCAACGGATTCGTCAAACTTGAAGATCAGCTCCGGCGTATGGCGCAGGCGGATTGCCTTGCCAAGCTCAGAGCGGAGAAAGCCGTTGGCCTTCTCAATCGCTTTGAGCGAGGCATTCTGCTGCTCCGCATCGCCGAACACGCTCAGGTATACCTTGGCCTGCGACAGATCGTTTGTCACGTCTACGCCGGTTACTGTAACAAACCCTACACGCGGGTCTTTCAGACCGCTCTGGATGAGCTGGCTCAGCTCTTTCTTGATCTGCTCGCCAACACGTCCTGCTCTGATTTTAGACATCTATATCACCTCTTTGCTTAGCGCTCTACCTTTTCCATGATGAACGCTTCGATAACGTCCCCCTCTTGGAGGTCATTATAGCGTTCCAAAGTTATGCCGCATTCATAACCCTGCGCCACTTCTTTTGCATCATCCTTGAAGCGCTTCAAGGTATCGATCTTGCCTTCGAAGACGACAATTCCGCCGCGGACCAGGCGCATTTCGGCATTGCGGGTAATTTTGCCGTCTGTAACCATACAGCCTGCAACACTGCCCACTTTGCTGATTTTGAAGACGTTGCGCACTTCAGCGTGGCCGATAATATTTTCTTTGAAGACCGGATCAAGCATGCCCTTCATGGCACTTTCGATCTCTTCAATTACGTTATAGATGATGTTGTGCAGACGCACATCAACCTTTTCCTGCTCAGCAGCAGCTTTGGTCTGTGCATCCGGACGAACGTTGAAGCCGATTACGATGGCATTGGATGCAGCAGCCAGTGTAATATCGGATTCTGTAATGGCGCCGGCACCGCTATGAATGATTTTCACGCGCACGCCTTCAACCTCGATCTTCGCCAGGGAGCCCTTGAGCGCCTCTACCGAACCCTGTACGTCAGCCTTGATGATAACGTTCAGGTCTTTGATCTCGCCGTCCTTGATGTGCTTGAACAGATCATCCAGAGTTACACGGGTGTTCGTGTTCAGCTCAGATTGGCGCTGGGTGATGGAACGTCTGTCTGCAATCGCACGGGCTTTACGCTCGTCTTCAAAGGCCATGAACGGATCGCCCGCCTGCGGCACTTCAGTCAGACCGGTAATTTCCACCGGAGTGGAAGGTCCCGCTTCCTTGATTTTGCGTCCCTTGTCATTCACCATGGCACGGACACGTCCGAAGCAGTTACCTGCTACAAAAGCGTCTCCTACCTTCAGCGTACCGTTCTGCACGAGGATACGGGCAACCGGTCCGCGGTTCTTGTCAAGCTCAGCTTCTATAACTGTACCGCGTGCCCGTTTGTCAGGGTTCGCTTTGTACTCGTTAACTTCCGCTACGAGCAGAATCATTTCCAGCAGCTCTTCCAGGTTAATGCGCTGTTTAGCGGACAGGTTAACGAAGATTGTATCTCCGCCCCACTCTTCCGGTACCAGCTCATAGTTGGTAAGCTCCTGCTTAACACGGTCTGGGTCTGCACCCGGCTTGTCGATCTTGTTAACAGCAACAATGATCGGAAGTCCGGCAGCCTTCGCGTGGTTAATCGCTTCTACCGTCTGCGGCATTACGCCGTCATCAGCAGCTACGACGATGATGGTCATATCTGTTACTTGGGCACCGCGGGCACGCATGGCAGTAAACGCTTCGTGACCCGGAGTATCCAGGAACGTAATTTTCTTGTGATTGATTTCGACCTGATACGCACCGATGTGCTGGGTAATACCGCCAGCTTCGCCGCCGGTTACGTTGGTCGAACGGATGGCATCCAGCAATGTTGTTTTACCGTGGTCAACGTGACCCATGATCGTAACAACCGGCGGACGTGTCATCAATTCCTCGTCGGAATCGTTCTCTTCCACCGTTTCGAAGCTGTCTTCATCAACAGGAATCTTCACTTCTACTTCTACACCGAATTCACCGGCCAGCAGCAGAATGGTGTCGATATCAAGCTCCTGGTTGATGGTCGCCATAACGCCCATCAGGATCAGCTTCTTGATAACTTCAGAAGCATCCTTATGGAGCAGCTTGGCTGTTTCGCCGACAGTCATGCTGCCGCGGACAATGATCTTCTTCGGGGTGTTGTCAATCTTCTCACGGTGTACCATTGGCTGGTTCCGGCCGCCACGGTTGTTCTTGCCGTTACCGCGGCCGCGGTAATTGCCGCCTCTGCCGTCTTCAAACCGTTTTTGACCGCTGTTATTATTCGGTCTGTTACCCGTAGTGTTCTTCTTCGGGCCTCTGTCGCCGCCACGGGAGAAATCTCCTCCGCCGCCTTGTCCTTGCGGACGGCTGTCTGTACGCGGAGCACTGCTGCCCTGCCCTTGCGGACGATTGCCGCCAGTGGAGCCGCCCTGCGGACGGTTGCCGCCAGTGGAGCTGCCCTGCGGACGATTGCCGCCGGCGGAGCTGCCCTGCGGACGGTTGCCGCCGGTCGAGCCGCCCTGTGGACGGTTGCCGCCGGTGGAGCTGCCCTGCGGGCGGTTGCCGCCAGTGGAGCTGCCCTGCGGACGGTTACCGCCGGTGGAGCTGCCCTGCGGACGGTTACCGCCAGTGGAGCTGCCCTGCGGACGGTTACCGCCGGTCGAGCTGCCCTGAGGGCGGGAATTCTGGGTGGAGCCTGAGTTCGTTCTGCGGGAATCTTGTCCGCTTTGGGGCCTGGACGACGTTGTCGATTGGTTGTTGTTTTGGTTACTGTTCATACCTACCTGCTTTTCCGGTTGATTTTTGTTGGCATTCTGAGCACTCTGGGGTTCGGCGGTTACCGTACCGGTTGATACCGGACGGCTGCTGGTGCCGGTGTCCCGCTTGGCTGCAGCGTTCGATTTAATGTCCTTAAAGAATTGCTCCACTTTATTTACGGAGCCGTCCTCCATCACACTCATATGATTATTCACAGGAACATTCAAACGCTTCAGAATTGTAATAATTTCTTTACTGCTCATATTCAGAGATTTCGCGTACTCATACACGCGCAGTTTATCCTTATTGTCTTCTTTAGTCAATAACTCCACCTCCGACAGTATCTCCAAGCGTTCTGGAGATCATTTCCGCGAATCCTTTATCCGTAACGGCCAGCACAACGCGCTGGTCTTTACCAATACTTGCACCGAGTTCATCCCGGTGAAATGCGATTACTAGTGGAATATCGTAGGTTCCGCACTTATCACGGAACTTTTTTTGGGTATTATCTGAAGCGTCACCTGCCAGGACGACCAGCTTCGCCTCTGAAGACCGCACTGCTTTGAGTACAGCCTCATCTCCGGTGACAATCTTGCCTGCTCTCATCGCAAGCCCTAAATAAGAAAGGGTTTTACTCATTGTCCTCACTATCCTTTGCTGCTAGAAATTCGTCCTCTACGGATGCAAAATCCCTGGCCAGCTGGGCGTAGATTTCAGGACTCACCTGACATTTTAATGCACGGTCAAGTGCTTTGTTCTTTTGTGCCAGCTTAAAGCATTCCAGTTTGCCGCAGATGTAAGCGCCCCGGCCTGACTTCTTGCCCGTCAGATCGATCATTACTTCACCGTCCGGTGTACGAACCACACGAATCAGCTCTTTCTTAGGCATCATCTCCTGGCTTGCAACACATTTGCGCAGCGGAACCTTCTTTTGCTTCACTCTAATCAACTCCCGTCAGTCAACAGCCAAATTAATCGATGGAGACGGAATCCTGATGCATTTCATCGCTAAACGTTTTCGGTCTGCCATACTCCTGCTCCGCCTGCGTCTCGCTCTTGATGTCAATCTTCCAGCCGGTCAGCTTGGCGGCAAGACGGGCATTCTGCCCCTTGATGCCGATAGCCAGCGACAGCTGATAGTCCGGCACAATTACACGGGCCATCTTCTCAGCTTCAAACACCTGAACCTCAAGCACCTTGGACGGGCTGAGCGCATTGGCCACATATTCCTGCACCGCATCGGAGTAACGCACAATGTCGATCTTCTCGCCGCGCAACTCAGTTACGATAGTCTGCACACGTGTACCTCTTGGGCCTACGCAGGAGCCGACCGGATCTACCTCTTCGTTGCGGGAAAACACTGCAATCTTGGAACGGAAGCCTGCTTCGCGGGCAACAGAACGAATCTCAACGACACCGTCGAAAATTTCAGGAACCTCAAGCTCGAACAGACGCTTCAAAAGGCCCGGATGGCTGCGGGACAGCATAATTTGGGGACCCTTAGTCGTGTTCTCCACCTTGGTAATATACGCCTTGATCCGCTCGCTCTGCTTGAACTTCTCACCAGGCATCAGCTCGCTGAGCGGCAGCACCGCTTCGATTTTGCCGAGGTCGACGTAAATGTTGCGCATATCCTGGCGCTGCACAAGACCGGTAACAATATCATCTTCCTTATCAATAAAAGCGTTATAGATAAGTCCCCGTTCCGCTTCACGGATACGCTGGGTTACGACCTGCTTGGCGGTTTGTGCGGCAATGCGTCCGAAATCGCGCGGTGTTACTTCAAGCTCGGCGATGTCTTCCAGCTGGAAATGCGGGTTGATTTCTCTTGCGGCAGGCAAGGCAATTTCAGTTCTGGCGTCGAGAACCTCCTCGACAACCAGCTTGCGGGCAAATACTTTGATAACGCCTGTGTTGCGGTTCATATCCACACGCACGTTCTGCGCCGCATTGAAATTACGTTTATAGCTGGAGATCAGCGCAGCTTCGATGGCTTCAAACAGCACATCCTTACTGATGCCTTTCTCCCTTTCCAGTTCATTCATAGCTTCAATAAAATCCATACTCATGAAATTCCGGTCCCCCTTTCAAAACATTAAAAAATAAT
Proteins encoded:
- the pnp gene encoding polyribonucleotide nucleotidyltransferase, which codes for MEQRVEMQLGGRRLVLETGRLAKQANAAVMVRYGDTAVLCTVTASSEPKDLDFFPLTVNYEERLYAVGKIPGGFIKREGRPSEKAILSSRLTDRPIRPLFPEGFRNDVQVLNMVMSVDQNCAPDIAAMIGTSAALSISDVPFDGPIGGVAVGRINGEFIINPDLAQQEASDIYVVVAGTKEAIMMVEAEANEVPEDVMLEAIMFGHEEIRKIVAVIEELVAVAGKEKMAVKLHAVNADVNTEVRAFAGDRLVEAVKIAEKHARQDAIDLVNSETVEYFVEKYIETPELLKDVKEVLHDIVKDEVRRLITHDKVRPDGRKLDEIRPIECDTALLPRTHGSGLFTRGQTQILSVCTLGALGDVQILDGIDPTETKRFMHHYNFPPFSVGEARPLRAPGRREIGHGALGERALSKVIPSETEFPYTIRLVSEAIESNGSTSQASICASILAMMDAGVPIKAPVAGVAMGLIKDGEHVSILTDIQGMEDHLGDMDFKVAGTAEGVTAIQMDIKIAGIDRKILKEALEQAREGRMFILGKMLEAIAEPRPSLSQYAPKIIIININPDKIRDVIGAGGKIINKIIEETGVKIDIEQDGRVFIGSSDEAMIQKARGIIEGIVKEVQVGEIYVGTVRRIEKFGAFVELIPGKDGLVHISQLSTERVAKVEDVVAIGDTITVKVTEIDQQGRVNLSRKAVLTAESGAKA
- the rpsO gene encoding 30S ribosomal protein S15, with protein sequence MALTQERKHQLIDEHKTHESDTGSPEVQVAILTENIVNLTDHLRTHKKDHHSRRGLLKMVGQRRKLLAYLKNKDIRRYSALIEKLGLRR
- a CDS encoding bifunctional riboflavin kinase/FAD synthetase; amino-acid sequence: MRTVTLSYPIPPETAALWAQPQVAALGQFDGLHRGHASVITSAVTLARRQGVPAAVMTFHPHPKDVMGKGDYDGYLTPPKDKQEILAGLGVDILYIIEFNEQLSRVSPQDFVSVMLLPLQIVTAVVGFDFRFGYLGEGDADMLRELGQGIMGVETVPPFLLEGEKVSSSGIRRSLQSGDLALANSWFGRCYHLRGVVGHGEKRGRTIGFPTANLQLEDRYVIPAKGVYAVKVYYEEETLYGVMNVGVKPTFHDGMAAPSFEVHLFDFASDIYGQELKVELEAFIRPERKFESIDALISQIAKDAGTAKELLGYSS
- the truB gene encoding tRNA pseudouridine(55) synthase TruB, whose protein sequence is MSELTGVLAVLKPAGFTSHDVVAKARRILGMKRIGHTGTLDPQVTGVLPLCLGRATRVVEYIQELPKEYVATLRLGLSSDTEDMTGTITEAVDEVRVTEAEVLTVLESFKGVISQVPPMYSAVKVDGKRLYELAREGKTVERKSREVEIYEIEMKDMVWNANYPDITFRVLCSKGTYIRTLCVDIGRALGLPGVMVELTRTMSAGISASHCLTLEQIAEYKEAGTLESHLIAADEAIAHLPRHTVIEEKKKAALQGQRLSVRYVAPSVTDSGDFRLYDSEGEFLGIYKLDETGAIAPVKVFAQR
- a CDS encoding DHH family phosphoesterase, encoding MQSYEHSLQQTREFLLEHDDYLVVSHVQPDGDAVSSTLAVGWLLSCLGKKYTMLNEGPIPKRMEYLWHAGEIVNLAEGELSRQYSNIICVDCADFQRVGLTQRHFASDAVIVNIDHHPTNNGYGFIKLIKPDAAATAEILFDLLKTFQVEWDLDIATAIYTGLLTDTGGFRYTNTSPKVMAAVSELLAMGVNGPELAENLLEEMTLAQVKVLNRALNTLQLSPEGDIAWLYVTPQDMIDCGAANEDLEGIVNYPRNIRGVEVGILFKVINEHAVKASLRSAGKVDVAALAQVFGGGGHTRAAGARIDGTLDEAVALVLQEVRRHL
- the rbfA gene encoding 30S ribosome-binding factor RbfA, whose protein sequence is MSKIRAGRVGEQIKKELSQLIQSGLKDPRVGFVTVTGVDVTNDLSQAKVYLSVFGDAEQQNASLKAIEKANGFLRSELGKAIRLRHTPELIFKFDESVAYGSHIEKLLGEIKHEES
- the infB gene encoding translation initiation factor IF-2, translating into MTKEDNKDKLRVYEYAKSLNMSSKEIITILKRLNVPVNNHMSVMEDGSVNKVEQFFKDIKSNAAAKRDTGTSSRPVSTGTVTAEPQSAQNANKNQPEKQVGMNSNQNNNQSTTSSRPQSGQDSRRTNSGSTQNSRPQGSSTGGNRPQGSSTGGNRPQGSSTGGNRPQGSSTGGNRPQGSSTGGNRPQGGSTGGNRPQGSSAGGNRPQGSSTGGNRPQGGSTGGNRPQGQGSSAPRTDSRPQGQGGGGDFSRGGDRGPKKNTTGNRPNNNSGQKRFEDGRGGNYRGRGNGKNNRGGRNQPMVHREKIDNTPKKIIVRGSMTVGETAKLLHKDASEVIKKLILMGVMATINQELDIDTILLLAGEFGVEVEVKIPVDEDSFETVEENDSDEELMTRPPVVTIMGHVDHGKTTLLDAIRSTNVTGGEAGGITQHIGAYQVEINHKKITFLDTPGHEAFTAMRARGAQVTDMTIIVVAADDGVMPQTVEAINHAKAAGLPIIVAVNKIDKPGADPDRVKQELTNYELVPEEWGGDTIFVNLSAKQRINLEELLEMILLVAEVNEYKANPDKRARGTVIEAELDKNRGPVARILVQNGTLKVGDAFVAGNCFGRVRAMVNDKGRKIKEAGPSTPVEITGLTEVPQAGDPFMAFEDERKARAIADRRSITQRQSELNTNTRVTLDDLFKHIKDGEIKDLNVIIKADVQGSVEALKGSLAKIEVEGVRVKIIHSGAGAITESDITLAAASNAIVIGFNVRPDAQTKAAAEQEKVDVRLHNIIYNVIEEIESAMKGMLDPVFKENIIGHAEVRNVFKISKVGSVAGCMVTDGKITRNAEMRLVRGGIVVFEGKIDTLKRFKDDAKEVAQGYECGITLERYNDLQEGDVIEAFIMEKVER
- a CDS encoding YlxQ family RNA-binding protein; amino-acid sequence: MSKTLSYLGLAMRAGKIVTGDEAVLKAVRSSEAKLVVLAGDASDNTQKKFRDKCGTYDIPLVIAFHRDELGASIGKDQRVVLAVTDKGFAEMISRTLGDTVGGGVID
- the rnpM gene encoding RNase P modulator RnpM, which codes for MKQKKVPLRKCVASQEMMPKKELIRVVRTPDGEVMIDLTGKKSGRGAYICGKLECFKLAQKNKALDRALKCQVSPEIYAQLARDFASVEDEFLAAKDSEDNE
- the nusA gene encoding transcription termination factor NusA, translated to MSMDFIEAMNELEREKGISKDVLFEAIEAALISSYKRNFNAAQNVRVDMNRNTGVIKVFARKLVVEEVLDARTEIALPAAREINPHFQLEDIAELEVTPRDFGRIAAQTAKQVVTQRIREAERGLIYNAFIDKEDDIVTGLVQRQDMRNIYVDLGKIEAVLPLSELMPGEKFKQSERIKAYITKVENTTKGPQIMLSRSHPGLLKRLFELEVPEIFDGVVEIRSVAREAGFRSKIAVFSRNEEVDPVGSCVGPRGTRVQTIVTELRGEKIDIVRYSDAVQEYVANALSPSKVLEVQVFEAEKMARVIVPDYQLSLAIGIKGQNARLAAKLTGWKIDIKSETQAEQEYGRPKTFSDEMHQDSVSID